The following coding sequences are from one Halosolutus amylolyticus window:
- a CDS encoding MOSC domain-containing protein, with protein sequence MARLDRIRVHPIKSLDATTTQSATIVENGGLEWDRRYAIVESTKRESLAENPLDAYVNGKRERRIHELETEYDLDRETVAVTGPDDDEARTFHLELDRDCFASWLSDVFGYPVELVRDDEGGHPDDEDASGPTVIAQRTLETVASWYDGIDAAEMCRRLRPNLVVDGVPAFWEDRLYDRPGRVVPFDVGATPLYGVNPCQRCVVPSRDPDTGEETAGFRETFVERREETLPDWAATDWFDHYFRLMINTRVPESSWGSTLSVGDGVTIGDPITAPSADPE encoded by the coding sequence ATGGCACGCCTCGACCGGATTCGCGTCCACCCGATCAAGTCACTCGACGCGACGACCACCCAGTCGGCGACGATCGTCGAGAACGGCGGTCTCGAGTGGGATCGGCGGTACGCGATCGTCGAGAGCACGAAACGCGAGTCCCTCGCGGAGAACCCCCTCGACGCCTACGTCAACGGCAAGCGCGAGCGCCGTATCCACGAACTCGAGACGGAGTACGACCTCGACCGCGAGACCGTCGCCGTCACCGGACCCGACGACGACGAGGCCCGCACGTTCCACCTCGAACTCGATCGGGACTGTTTCGCGTCGTGGCTCTCGGACGTCTTCGGCTACCCGGTCGAACTCGTGCGCGACGACGAGGGCGGCCATCCGGACGACGAGGACGCGTCCGGTCCGACGGTCATCGCCCAGCGCACCCTCGAAACGGTCGCGTCGTGGTACGACGGTATCGACGCCGCGGAGATGTGCCGACGACTGCGACCGAACCTCGTCGTCGACGGCGTCCCGGCGTTCTGGGAGGACCGGTTGTACGATCGGCCGGGCCGGGTCGTCCCGTTCGACGTCGGCGCGACGCCCCTGTACGGCGTGAACCCGTGTCAGCGGTGCGTCGTTCCGTCGCGCGACCCCGATACAGGCGAGGAGACGGCGGGATTCAGGGAGACGTTCGTCGAGCGTCGCGAGGAGACGCTTCCCGACTGGGCGGCCACCGACTGGTTCGATCACTACTTCCGCCTGATGATCAACACGCGCGTCCCCGAGTCGTCGTGGGGATCGACGCTGTCGGTGGGCGACGGGGTGACGATCGGCGATCCGATCACCGCGCCGTCCGCGGATCCAGAGTGA
- a CDS encoding phosphoenolpyruvate carboxykinase (ATP), which translates to MSETGAESRPLARQLPDPAAASNVRYNPSLSELRDLAAADETTTEFGSPSYVSEYRSRSADRTKNAVDHEFTDRDHDLVDDAIEAAGDRDMVCVDRLMGRHPDATFCCRLYVPVEYARIALAWANLFEPTDGREPDLYTLQLPDADETAIRVFPEEGVTAVVGSDYTGEAKKSFLRLFMYRIKQRGGLGLHAGSKRVRVRDGDGDLRIVGQVFMGLSATGKSTLTSHGCWLEESEDAVMLQDDVCGLLPDGSVAGSEGEGLFIKTIGLDAEEQPELYAAATDESAILENVAVDADGTVDFDDDRYTANSRAIVQREELASADEEVDLDRVDQVFFITRNPLMPPVAKLTDEQAAVAFMLGESIETSAGDPSRAGESIRVVGTNPFIVGSEGEEGNIFQDLIETLDVDCYVINTGYLGEESKDVGVEESVTILTEAARGTIEWTDDERTGLTIPETVPGLDIDEYYVPDHVDDYDEAVADLRAERRAYLEAFDDLREEIRDAVY; encoded by the coding sequence ATGTCCGAAACCGGGGCGGAGTCCCGTCCACTGGCCCGACAGCTACCCGATCCGGCGGCAGCGTCGAACGTGCGGTACAACCCGTCGCTGTCCGAACTTCGTGACCTCGCCGCGGCCGACGAGACGACGACCGAGTTCGGTTCGCCGTCGTACGTCAGCGAGTACCGCTCACGGAGCGCCGATCGGACGAAAAACGCCGTCGATCACGAGTTCACCGACCGGGATCACGACCTGGTCGACGACGCGATCGAGGCCGCCGGCGACCGGGACATGGTCTGCGTCGATCGGCTCATGGGGCGCCACCCCGACGCTACCTTCTGCTGTCGGCTCTACGTTCCCGTCGAGTACGCGCGCATCGCCCTCGCGTGGGCGAACCTGTTCGAACCCACGGACGGCCGCGAACCTGATCTCTACACGCTCCAGTTGCCCGACGCCGACGAGACCGCGATCCGCGTCTTCCCGGAGGAGGGAGTTACCGCGGTGGTAGGCAGCGACTACACCGGTGAAGCCAAGAAGTCGTTCCTGCGGCTGTTCATGTACCGCATCAAGCAACGCGGCGGCCTCGGGCTCCACGCCGGGAGCAAGCGCGTCCGGGTCCGCGACGGTGACGGCGACCTGCGGATCGTCGGACAGGTCTTCATGGGACTGTCCGCGACCGGCAAGTCCACCCTGACGTCCCACGGCTGCTGGCTCGAGGAGTCCGAGGACGCCGTCATGTTGCAGGACGACGTCTGTGGCCTCCTCCCCGACGGCTCCGTCGCCGGCAGCGAGGGCGAGGGCCTGTTCATCAAGACGATCGGCCTCGACGCCGAGGAACAGCCCGAACTCTACGCGGCCGCGACCGACGAGTCGGCGATCCTCGAGAACGTCGCCGTCGACGCGGACGGCACCGTCGACTTCGACGACGACCGCTACACCGCGAACTCCCGGGCGATCGTCCAGCGCGAGGAACTCGCGAGCGCGGACGAGGAGGTCGACCTCGATCGGGTGGACCAGGTCTTTTTCATCACCCGGAACCCGCTGATGCCCCCGGTCGCGAAACTGACCGACGAGCAGGCCGCCGTCGCGTTCATGCTCGGCGAATCGATCGAAACCAGCGCGGGCGATCCCTCCCGCGCGGGGGAGTCGATCAGGGTCGTCGGCACGAACCCGTTCATCGTCGGATCCGAAGGGGAGGAAGGAAATATCTTCCAGGACCTGATCGAAACACTCGACGTCGACTGTTACGTCATCAACACCGGGTATCTCGGCGAGGAGTCGAAAGACGTCGGCGTCGAGGAGTCCGTGACGATCCTCACCGAGGCCGCTCGCGGCACGATCGAGTGGACCGACGACGAGCGGACCGGTCTGACGATCCCCGAGACCGTGCCGGGTCTCGATATCGACGAGTACTACGTCCCCGATCACGTCGACGACTACGACGAGGCCGTCGCCGACCTCCGGGCCGAACGCCGGGCCTACCTCGAGGCGTTCGACGATCTCCGGGAGGAGATCAGAGACGCGGTCTACTGA
- a CDS encoding HEWD family protein, whose translation MSAQVRTPTARTCERCGRAERWDDDVEAWQIAREDGDRQVGNPHCIHEWDINGAFNPVTGTVNGK comes from the coding sequence ATGAGCGCACAGGTACGAACGCCGACCGCACGCACGTGCGAGCGATGCGGTCGAGCCGAACGCTGGGACGACGACGTCGAGGCCTGGCAGATCGCCCGCGAGGACGGCGACCGACAGGTCGGCAATCCACACTGCATCCACGAATGGGACATCAACGGCGCGTTCAACCCCGTCACCGGCACCGTCAACGGGAAGTAG
- the cutA gene encoding divalent-cation tolerance protein CutA, giving the protein MPTVYITAPPESAESIAERLVEDRLAACVNRLSTSSTYRWDGEVQREDEAVLLAKTTDEAYDALVDRVREIHPYDVPCIERFDESHVLESFAGWRAENVA; this is encoded by the coding sequence ATGCCAACGGTCTATATCACGGCACCACCGGAGTCGGCCGAATCGATCGCCGAACGGCTCGTCGAGGACCGGCTCGCGGCCTGCGTCAATCGGCTCTCGACGTCGTCTACCTACCGGTGGGACGGCGAGGTACAGCGCGAGGACGAAGCGGTGTTGCTCGCGAAGACCACTGACGAGGCGTACGACGCCCTCGTCGATCGGGTCCGGGAGATTCACCCCTACGACGTGCCGTGTATCGAGCGCTTCGACGAGAGCCACGTGCTGGAGTCGTTCGCGGGGTGGCGGGCGGAGAACGTGGCGTAG
- a CDS encoding 50S ribosomal protein L11 — MAGTIEVLVPGGQANPGPPLGPELGPTPVDVQAVVQEINDQTEAFDGTEVPVTVDYEDDGSFEIDVGVPPTAALIKDEAGFETGSGEPQEDFVADLSVDQVKTIAEQKHPDLLAYDTKNAAKEVVGTCASMGVTIEGDDAREFKEKVDSGEYDDVLAEA, encoded by the coding sequence ATGGCTGGAACCATCGAAGTGCTCGTTCCGGGTGGACAGGCCAACCCAGGCCCGCCGCTCGGTCCCGAGCTCGGACCGACGCCCGTCGACGTGCAGGCGGTCGTCCAGGAGATCAACGACCAGACGGAAGCGTTCGACGGCACCGAAGTGCCCGTCACCGTCGACTACGAGGACGACGGCTCGTTCGAGATCGACGTCGGTGTCCCACCGACGGCCGCGCTGATCAAAGACGAGGCCGGTTTCGAGACCGGCAGCGGCGAACCCCAGGAGGACTTCGTCGCGGACCTCTCCGTCGACCAGGTCAAGACAATCGCCGAGCAGAAACACCCCGACCTGCTCGCGTACGACACGAAAAACGCCGCGAAGGAAGTCGTCGGCACCTGCGCCTCGATGGGGGTCACCATCGAAGGCGACGACGCCCGCGAGTTCAAGGAGAAAGTCGACAGCGGCGAGTACGACGACGTTCTGGCCGAAGCGTAG
- a CDS encoding 50S ribosomal protein L1, which translates to MADSDIETAVARALEESPDRNFTETVDLAINLRDLDLNEPSNRVDESVVLPSGTGQETRIVVIAEGETAVRAEEAADEVLSVDDVADLDDDEAKDMADETDFFIAEEAMMQDIARHLGTILGPRGKMPDPLSPDDDVVETVNRLKNTVQLRSGDRRTFHTLVGAEDMDAEDIADNIDVILRRLHADLEKGPQNIDAVYVKTTMGPSQEVA; encoded by the coding sequence ATGGCAGATTCGGATATTGAAACCGCAGTGGCTCGCGCACTCGAGGAGTCACCCGATCGGAACTTTACCGAGACGGTAGACCTCGCGATCAACTTGCGCGACCTTGACCTGAACGAACCGTCGAACCGTGTTGACGAGTCCGTCGTCCTGCCGTCCGGAACCGGCCAGGAGACGCGAATCGTCGTCATCGCCGAAGGAGAGACTGCAGTCCGCGCCGAAGAGGCCGCGGACGAGGTCCTCTCGGTGGACGACGTGGCCGATCTGGACGACGACGAGGCCAAAGATATGGCCGACGAGACGGACTTCTTCATCGCCGAAGAGGCGATGATGCAAGATATCGCCCGGCACCTGGGAACCATCCTCGGTCCCCGGGGGAAGATGCCGGACCCGCTCTCGCCCGACGACGACGTCGTCGAGACCGTCAACCGGCTCAAGAACACCGTGCAGCTTCGCTCCGGCGACCGGCGAACGTTCCACACGCTCGTCGGCGCCGAGGACATGGATGCCGAAGACATCGCCGACAACATCGACGTCATCCTGCGTCGCCTGCACGCCGACCTCGAGAAGGGGCCCCAGAACATCGACGCCGTCTACGTAAAGACGACGATGGGGCCGTCTCAGGAGGTGGCCTAG
- a CDS encoding 50S ribosomal protein L10, whose amino-acid sequence MSAQAERKTENLPQWKKEEVDELAQLIDDYESVGVVGIAGIPSKQLQDMRRGLHGTAVVRVSRNTLQTRALEDAGLDDLVEHIEGQVGLVATDENPFSLYKELEASKTPAPINEGEVAPNDIVIPEGDTGVDPGPFVGELQSIGANARIEEGSIQVMEDSTVLSAGEEVSADLANVLNELGIEPKEVGLDLRAVVADGVLFDPEDLDIDVEAYQSDVSTAAARARNLSVNASFPTATTAPTLIAKATGEAKSLGLQAAIEDEDLMPDLVTKADAQLRALAAQIDDEEALPEELQDVEAPAEPAAADEGEDESADEDDDADAEADADADTEDDDDDDDGDGAEGLGAMFG is encoded by the coding sequence ATGAGCGCACAGGCTGAACGCAAGACCGAAAACCTTCCCCAGTGGAAGAAAGAGGAAGTCGACGAGCTCGCACAGCTCATCGACGACTACGAGAGCGTCGGCGTCGTCGGCATCGCCGGCATTCCGAGCAAACAGCTCCAGGACATGCGACGCGGACTGCACGGCACCGCCGTCGTGCGCGTCAGCCGCAACACCCTGCAGACGCGCGCCCTGGAGGACGCCGGACTCGACGACCTCGTCGAGCACATCGAGGGACAGGTCGGTCTCGTCGCGACCGACGAGAACCCGTTCTCGCTCTACAAGGAGCTCGAGGCGTCGAAGACGCCCGCCCCGATCAACGAGGGCGAGGTCGCCCCGAACGACATCGTCATCCCCGAGGGTGACACCGGCGTCGATCCGGGGCCGTTCGTCGGCGAACTCCAGAGCATCGGTGCCAACGCACGCATCGAAGAAGGTTCGATCCAGGTCATGGAGGACTCGACGGTCCTTTCGGCCGGCGAGGAAGTCTCTGCGGACCTGGCGAACGTCCTCAACGAACTCGGCATCGAGCCCAAGGAGGTCGGTCTCGACCTTCGCGCCGTCGTCGCCGACGGCGTGCTCTTCGATCCCGAAGACCTCGACATCGACGTCGAGGCCTACCAGAGCGACGTGTCGACGGCCGCCGCCCGCGCCCGGAACCTCTCGGTCAACGCGAGCTTCCCGACCGCGACGACGGCCCCGACGCTCATCGCCAAGGCCACGGGCGAGGCCAAGAGCCTCGGCCTGCAGGCCGCGATCGAGGACGAAGACCTGATGCCCGACCTCGTCACGAAGGCCGACGCACAGCTGCGTGCGCTCGCGGCCCAGATCGACGACGAGGAGGCCCTGCCCGAGGAACTGCAGGACGTCGAGGCGCCTGCTGAACCGGCAGCGGCCGACGAGGGCGAGGACGAATCGGCAGACGAAGACGACGATGCAGACGCCGAGGCCGACGCCGACGCCGACACCGAAGACGACGACGATGACGACGACGGCGACGGCGCAGAAGGACTCGGCGCAATGTTCGGCTAA
- the rpl12p gene encoding 50S ribosomal protein P1, with translation MEYVYAALILNETDEEINEDNLTDVLDAAGVDVEESRVKALVAALEDVDIDEAVSEAAAVPAGGAAAGAGAAEEAAGDDEEEEVEETSDVPDTTDEDDEDDEADGEGLGELFG, from the coding sequence ATGGAATACGTTTACGCTGCACTCATCCTGAACGAAACGGACGAAGAGATCAACGAAGACAACCTGACGGACGTGCTCGACGCTGCCGGCGTCGACGTCGAGGAGTCCCGCGTGAAGGCGCTCGTCGCCGCACTCGAGGACGTCGACATCGACGAGGCAGTCTCCGAGGCCGCTGCCGTCCCCGCGGGCGGTGCCGCCGCAGGCGCTGGCGCGGCCGAGGAGGCCGCAGGCGACGACGAAGAGGAAGAGGTCGAAGAGACCAGCGACGTCCCGGACACGACGGACGAGGACGACGAGGACGACGAGGCAGACGGCGAAGGCCTCGGCGAACTCTTCGGCTAA
- a CDS encoding HAD family hydrolase: MTTAVYFDLDGTLCSYAVPFEEQFESTVAPYGEPSEAAYDAYVDRLLDALDSCESEPYRRAFEAVTDRIPLDVTPETLAREYCEVEREASVVSADTRRVLDRVAKTAPIGILTNGDDRQQRSKLEHHGLAEAVDEVIVSNGVDVRKPDRRIFDLAKARLPADDYVYVGDSYEEDVLGARQAGFRTVYVTANDEPADVEAADAVVSSVGDLLEPESLPASIRPTFRTTS, from the coding sequence GTGACGACGGCAGTGTACTTCGACCTCGACGGCACGCTCTGTTCGTACGCCGTCCCGTTCGAGGAGCAGTTCGAATCGACCGTCGCCCCGTACGGCGAGCCGAGCGAAGCGGCCTACGACGCCTACGTCGATCGGCTGCTGGACGCCCTCGACAGCTGCGAGTCGGAGCCGTACCGTCGTGCGTTCGAGGCCGTCACGGACCGGATCCCCCTCGACGTGACGCCCGAGACGCTCGCCCGAGAGTACTGCGAGGTCGAGCGCGAGGCGTCCGTCGTGTCGGCGGACACAAGGCGGGTCCTCGATCGGGTCGCGAAGACCGCGCCGATCGGCATCCTGACGAACGGGGACGATCGGCAACAGCGATCGAAACTGGAGCACCACGGCCTCGCAGAGGCGGTCGACGAGGTGATCGTCTCGAACGGCGTCGACGTGCGGAAACCCGATCGGCGAATCTTCGACCTCGCGAAAGCCCGCCTGCCGGCCGACGACTACGTCTACGTCGGGGACAGCTACGAGGAGGATGTCCTCGGTGCCCGGCAGGCTGGCTTCAGGACGGTGTACGTGACGGCGAATGACGAACCCGCGGACGTCGAGGCGGCCGACGCCGTCGTGTCGAGCGTCGGCGACCTGCTCGAACCGGAATCACTCCCGGCTTCGATACGACCCACCTTCAGGACGACGAGCTAG
- a CDS encoding tripartite tricarboxylate transporter permease: protein MAVPVEFVVEPRLTVQLLGWILAGALLGSCSGLVPGLHANNFALLLAGVAPSVPGPPLFVGCAMLAAGVVHTFLNAVPAMALGVPDAEMAVTALPGHRLVLAGRGHEAIRLSALGSLLAVLAAIPLAIPVTWAMTATYPTIRSSLPLLLAMVVVALVASERTWRTRAGGLLSFALAAGLGLLTLDLSPDAPLDAGGTLAPLFAGLFGAPVLIDAIRGGGVPPQDGETIAISSRLVAVTAVAGAFAGAIVGYVPGISAAIAAVAALVVVPADAGDRGYIVATSGVDTANTIFALFALVAIGQPRTGVMVAFESANAPLDLPILLAAVAIAGLSGFVLVCVVGDVYLDLVGKTSYWKISASVLVLLVVLSFLFTGPIGVVVFVVAATIGMVPVRLRARRVHLMGVLIGPLMLGG from the coding sequence ATGGCCGTCCCCGTCGAGTTCGTCGTCGAACCGAGGCTGACGGTGCAGTTGCTCGGCTGGATTCTGGCTGGAGCGCTTCTCGGCAGCTGTAGCGGACTCGTCCCGGGACTACACGCCAACAACTTCGCACTCCTGCTCGCGGGGGTCGCGCCGTCGGTCCCCGGCCCGCCGCTGTTCGTCGGCTGTGCGATGCTCGCCGCGGGCGTCGTCCACACGTTTCTCAACGCCGTCCCCGCGATGGCGCTGGGGGTGCCGGACGCGGAGATGGCGGTCACCGCACTCCCGGGCCATCGGCTCGTCCTCGCTGGCCGCGGCCACGAGGCGATCCGGCTGTCGGCGCTCGGGAGTCTGCTCGCCGTGCTCGCGGCGATCCCGCTGGCGATCCCCGTGACGTGGGCCATGACCGCGACCTATCCGACGATCCGATCGTCCTTGCCGCTCCTGCTGGCGATGGTCGTCGTCGCCCTGGTCGCGTCCGAACGAACCTGGCGAACCCGGGCAGGTGGACTCCTCTCGTTCGCCCTCGCTGCCGGACTCGGCCTGCTGACCCTCGATCTCTCCCCCGACGCGCCGCTCGACGCCGGCGGAACTCTCGCGCCGCTGTTCGCCGGCCTGTTCGGCGCGCCCGTCCTCATCGACGCGATCCGCGGCGGCGGCGTCCCGCCACAGGACGGCGAGACGATCGCCATCTCCAGTCGACTGGTCGCGGTGACCGCCGTCGCCGGCGCGTTCGCGGGCGCGATCGTCGGCTACGTCCCCGGAATCTCGGCCGCGATCGCCGCGGTCGCAGCACTCGTCGTCGTCCCCGCCGACGCCGGCGATCGCGGATACATCGTCGCGACGAGCGGCGTCGATACGGCCAACACCATCTTCGCGCTGTTCGCGCTGGTCGCGATCGGCCAGCCCCGGACGGGCGTGATGGTCGCGTTCGAGAGCGCGAACGCACCGCTCGACCTCCCGATCCTGCTCGCGGCCGTCGCGATCGCGGGGCTGTCCGGCTTCGTCCTCGTTTGCGTCGTCGGCGACGTGTACCTGGATCTCGTCGGAAAGACGTCGTACTGGAAGATTTCGGCGTCAGTGCTGGTGCTGCTCGTCGTCCTGTCGTTCCTGTTTACGGGCCCGATCGGCGTCGTCGTCTTCGTCGTCGCCGCGACGATCGGGATGGTTCCGGTTCGGCTGCGGGCCCGCCGCGTCCACCTGATGGGGGTGCTGATCGGTCCGCTGATGCTCGGCGGCTAG
- a CDS encoding BtpA/SgcQ family protein has translation MTTASRPSLRDRFDADRPLVGMVHLPALPGAPAADGDRDAIRTRMLEDARRLEAGGVDGIILENFGDAPFYPDDVPKHVVADLTALAVALTDAVDVPVGINVLRNDTTAALSIAAAADAAFVRVNVHVGSAATDQGVIEGRAHETLRLRDRIDADVAILADVHVKHATPIGDRDIERTAIETVERGRADGLIVSGPGTGRETELEDVDRVAGAVARSGVDRSVPVFVGSGVTAETIGDCFAAGADGAIVGTALKKDGETTNPVSEERVRRVVAARGGDS, from the coding sequence ATGACCACTGCATCGCGACCGTCCCTCCGCGACCGCTTCGACGCCGATCGTCCACTCGTCGGTATGGTACATCTTCCGGCCCTTCCGGGCGCGCCGGCGGCGGACGGCGATCGAGACGCGATCCGGACCCGGATGCTCGAGGATGCGCGTCGGCTCGAAGCCGGGGGCGTCGACGGCATTATCCTCGAGAACTTCGGGGACGCGCCGTTCTACCCCGACGACGTTCCGAAACACGTCGTCGCCGACCTGACCGCGCTCGCGGTGGCCCTGACCGACGCGGTCGACGTCCCCGTCGGCATCAACGTGCTCCGGAACGACACGACTGCGGCCCTCTCGATCGCCGCCGCCGCGGACGCCGCCTTCGTCCGGGTCAACGTCCACGTCGGGTCGGCCGCGACGGACCAGGGGGTGATCGAGGGCCGGGCACACGAGACCCTTCGGCTCCGCGATCGGATCGACGCCGACGTCGCGATCCTCGCTGACGTCCACGTCAAGCACGCGACGCCGATCGGGGACCGAGATATCGAGCGGACGGCGATCGAGACCGTCGAGCGCGGGCGTGCGGACGGTCTGATCGTCTCCGGACCCGGAACCGGCCGCGAGACCGAACTCGAGGACGTCGACCGGGTCGCCGGCGCGGTCGCGAGGTCGGGAGTCGATCGCTCGGTCCCCGTGTTCGTCGGGAGCGGTGTCACTGCAGAGACGATCGGGGACTGCTTCGCGGCCGGTGCCGACGGCGCGATCGTCGGCACGGCACTGAAGAAGGACGGAGAGACGACGAACCCGGTTTCCGAAGAGCGGGTCCGTCGGGTGGTCGCGGCGCGGGGCGGCGACAGCTAG
- a CDS encoding NADH:flavin oxidoreductase/NADH oxidase, producing MTDLFAPLPLRDLEIPNRIAVSPMCQYSCEPDGLPTEWHRVHLGSRAVGGAGIVMTEATAVNPQGRITPHDLGIWSDDHAAALAPTAEFIRDQGGVPAIQLAHAGHKASKTRPWEGNVPIPADAEKGWEVLSPSPDAYPPFDGDRPSMREATGDDIQGVIDDYRAAAERALSAGFEVAEVHAAHGYLLHEFLSPVTNRRGDDYGGRFENRSRLVREVTAAVREVWPDDKPVFVRISGTDWLDDRESWTIEESVRLADDLAALGADLIDVSSGGIHPDQEPPVGPNFQVPLAEEIRERTDVAVGAVGGITEPEQADALVRNDRADLVLVGREFLRDPYFGLRSSDTLDGDREWPIQYRRAVR from the coding sequence ATGACCGACCTCTTCGCGCCACTGCCACTTCGTGACCTCGAAATTCCGAACCGCATCGCCGTCTCGCCGATGTGCCAGTACTCCTGCGAGCCGGACGGGCTCCCGACGGAGTGGCACCGCGTCCACCTCGGCAGTCGCGCCGTCGGCGGGGCCGGGATCGTCATGACCGAAGCGACCGCTGTCAATCCTCAGGGCCGGATCACGCCCCACGACCTCGGGATCTGGAGCGACGATCACGCGGCGGCGCTCGCCCCGACCGCCGAGTTCATCCGCGATCAGGGAGGGGTGCCGGCGATCCAGCTCGCCCACGCGGGCCACAAGGCGAGCAAGACCCGTCCCTGGGAGGGCAACGTTCCCATCCCTGCTGACGCGGAGAAGGGATGGGAGGTGCTCTCGCCCTCGCCCGACGCCTACCCGCCGTTCGACGGCGATCGGCCGTCGATGCGAGAGGCGACCGGGGATGACATCCAGGGCGTGATCGACGACTACCGTGCGGCCGCCGAACGGGCGCTGTCGGCCGGGTTCGAGGTCGCAGAAGTCCACGCAGCCCACGGCTATCTCCTCCACGAGTTCCTCTCGCCCGTCACGAACCGACGCGGGGACGACTACGGCGGGCGTTTCGAGAACCGATCGCGACTCGTCCGCGAGGTCACCGCGGCGGTCCGGGAGGTCTGGCCCGACGACAAACCCGTGTTCGTCCGCATCTCCGGCACCGACTGGCTCGACGATCGGGAGTCGTGGACGATCGAGGAATCGGTCCGCCTCGCCGACGACCTCGCGGCCCTGGGTGCGGACCTGATCGACGTCAGTTCGGGCGGGATTCACCCCGATCAGGAACCGCCCGTCGGGCCGAACTTTCAGGTGCCACTGGCCGAGGAGATCCGCGAGCGGACGGACGTCGCCGTCGGCGCGGTCGGCGGGATCACCGAACCCGAACAGGCCGACGCCCTCGTGCGCAACGATCGCGCGGACCTCGTCCTCGTTGGCCGGGAGTTCCTGCGCGACCCCTACTTCGGCCTTCGATCGAGCGATACCCTCGACGGCGATCGGGAGTGGCCGATCCAGTATCGCCGCGCCGTTCGATAA
- a CDS encoding thioredoxin family protein, translating to MVLKESDSKLDEGDLAPEFELPGVDGETYSLADFADDEAVLIVFTCNHCPYAQAKFDLLNDLAAEYDDVSIVGINPNDAAEYPEDSFETMQEYVEEGRIQYDAYLRDESQAVAEAYGAVCTPDPFLFRREDDEFRLVYHGRLDDALNPDDEPTRFHAREAIESVLAGEAVDLEWQPSQGCSIKWTDD from the coding sequence ATGGTCCTGAAAGAGTCCGATTCGAAGCTGGACGAGGGCGACCTCGCACCGGAGTTCGAACTGCCGGGAGTCGACGGCGAGACGTACTCGCTCGCGGACTTCGCCGACGACGAGGCGGTGCTGATCGTCTTCACCTGTAACCACTGTCCGTACGCCCAGGCCAAGTTCGACCTCCTCAACGACCTCGCGGCCGAGTACGACGACGTCTCGATCGTCGGGATCAATCCCAACGACGCCGCGGAGTATCCCGAGGACTCCTTCGAGACGATGCAGGAGTACGTCGAGGAGGGACGGATCCAGTACGACGCCTACCTGCGCGACGAGAGCCAGGCGGTCGCCGAGGCCTACGGCGCGGTCTGTACGCCCGACCCCTTCCTCTTCCGGCGCGAAGACGACGAGTTCCGACTCGTCTACCACGGCCGCCTCGACGACGCCCTGAATCCCGATGACGAACCGACCCGGTTCCACGCTCGCGAGGCGATCGAGTCCGTGCTGGCTGGCGAGGCGGTCGATCTGGAGTGGCAGCCGTCCCAGGGCTGTTCGATCAAGTGGACGGACGACTGA
- a CDS encoding Lrp/AsnC family transcriptional regulator, which yields MSEREVLELLRENARYSAADIARMTDLDDGEVEAAIEELEAAGVVRGYQAVVDWDKLEDERVRAEVELNVTLDRETGYDDIAERLARFPQVKALRLVSGDYDFDMEVEGDSIREVSQFISEKVAPVPEITQTVTHYVMTSYKENGIELGDGEDDDRLSVSP from the coding sequence ATGAGCGAACGCGAGGTGCTCGAGTTGCTTCGTGAGAACGCGCGGTACTCGGCGGCGGACATCGCGCGAATGACCGACCTCGATGACGGCGAGGTCGAGGCAGCCATCGAGGAACTCGAGGCGGCAGGCGTCGTTCGTGGCTACCAGGCCGTCGTCGACTGGGACAAACTGGAAGACGAACGCGTCCGTGCCGAGGTCGAGTTGAACGTTACGCTCGATCGCGAGACGGGCTACGACGACATCGCAGAGCGCCTCGCACGGTTCCCGCAGGTCAAGGCACTCCGGCTGGTCAGCGGCGACTACGACTTCGACATGGAGGTCGAGGGCGACTCCATCCGGGAGGTCTCGCAGTTCATCAGCGAGAAGGTCGCGCCCGTCCCCGAGATCACCCAGACGGTCACCCACTACGTGATGACCTCCTACAAGGAGAACGGGATCGAACTCGGCGACGGGGAGGACGACGATCGGCTCTCTGTCTCGCCATGA